The proteins below come from a single Syntrophorhabdaceae bacterium genomic window:
- the pgl gene encoding 6-phosphogluconolactonase, whose amino-acid sequence MTNKEGKGDGRAIVFENESSRIAFILNMWCEIESASLTSRGVMNVALSGGRTPVPLYRTLARRKDGLNWKKTHIFLVDERFVPPLDKESNFRIIEEAFLKEAVVPRENIHEVKMGPWSPEEGAGRYEEELRSHFRLRAGQFPCFDLMLLGIGEDGHTASLFPGSSALEEGSRLSIAAQAPKAPHVRITLTLPVINHSDRVLFLVSGVAKAKALKRTVEGERGNTPAALVKPLSGKLFFLCDREAAGLLPKEAYEIAD is encoded by the coding sequence GTGACAAATAAGGAGGGCAAAGGGGATGGTCGGGCGATCGTTTTTGAGAACGAATCCTCACGCATAGCCTTTATTCTGAATATGTGGTGTGAGATCGAATCTGCATCGCTGACCTCACGGGGTGTCATGAATGTGGCCCTCTCGGGCGGTCGGACCCCTGTCCCTCTTTATCGGACCCTGGCGCGCCGGAAGGACGGGCTGAACTGGAAGAAGACCCATATTTTCCTGGTAGACGAAAGATTTGTTCCGCCTCTTGACAAGGAGAGCAATTTCCGTATTATAGAGGAAGCTTTTTTGAAGGAGGCTGTCGTGCCCCGCGAGAACATCCATGAGGTGAAAATGGGGCCGTGGAGCCCCGAAGAAGGGGCGGGAAGGTATGAAGAGGAACTGAGGAGTCATTTCCGGCTGAGGGCAGGGCAGTTCCCTTGTTTCGACCTCATGCTTTTGGGAATTGGAGAAGACGGCCATACCGCATCACTATTCCCCGGCAGTAGCGCGCTCGAGGAAGGGAGCCGCCTCTCCATAGCAGCCCAGGCTCCAAAGGCCCCTCACGTGAGGATAACCCTTACCCTGCCGGTAATAAATCATTCCGATAGGGTACTATTCCTCGTGTCCGGGGTCGCGAAGGCGAAGGCCCTGAAAAGAACGGTCGAGGGGGAAAGAGGGAATACTCCGGCTGCCCTGGTGAAACCCCTTTCAGGAAAACTGTTCTTCCTTTGTGACAGAGAGGCTGCCGGATTACTGCCGAAAGAAGCATATGAAATTGCCGATTAA